In the genome of Acetobacter oryzifermentans, one region contains:
- a CDS encoding AbrB/MazE/SpoVT family DNA-binding domain-containing protein → METVVVRKQGNSVGVTLPAETRIRLGLEVGQELTLVEMADGIKLVKRNLKLERQMQMARETLREQADVLQELAKR, encoded by the coding sequence ATGGAAACTGTCGTCGTTCGCAAACAGGGTAATTCTGTCGGTGTTACCCTTCCAGCAGAAACACGTATCCGTCTTGGCCTGGAAGTCGGGCAGGAACTCACGCTGGTAGAAATGGCCGACGGAATCAAGCTCGTGAAGCGCAATCTTAAGCTTGAACGCCAGATGCAGATGGCGCGCGAGACGCTACGTGAGCAGGCTGACGTTCTTCAGGAACTGGCCAAGCGTTGA
- a CDS encoding type I restriction-modification system subunit M, with translation MSTTPRTASLSSMIWQVADLLRGDFKPAEYGRVILPFTVLRRLDAVLAPTRDKVLKEKEKWESKGIDPMPFMEKAAGLRFVNTSDFTLKGVLGDPDNLTENLSAYINAFSPAARDIFDHFRFTEQTDRLAKANLLYLVLEKFISFDLSDKAVDNHQMGQVFEELIRKFSEASNETAGEHFTPREVIKLMVNLIFAEDDGLLTPGNAAVRTIYDPTAGTGGMLSVAEEFLLDHNPDARLTMFGQELNPESYAICKADMLIRNQDVSNIRLGNTLSDDELADYKFDYMLSNPPFGVEWKKVEKAVRAEHEKLGYNGRFGPGLPRISDGSMLFLLHLVHKMRPTKDGGSRFGIVLNGSPLFTGAAGSGESEIRRFVLEEDLVEAIIALPTDMFFNTGIATYVWVLTNRKPKNRKGKVQLIDASSFWQKMRKSLGSKRKEMGEDDITLVTRLFRDAQEAQLATITGADGTQTRAVVMQGEAPPEAPESGKVRLAPLSRIFNNKDFGYQTITVERPQRDEDGNIVLGQRGKMKGKKMPDTSLRDTENVPLNEDIHAYFKREVLPHAPDAWIDEDKTKIGYEIPFNRYFYVFEPPRPLAEIDAELKKVTAKIMAMLGELSV, from the coding sequence ATGAGCACGACACCCCGCACTGCTTCCCTGTCCTCCATGATTTGGCAGGTCGCCGATCTCCTGCGAGGCGATTTCAAACCAGCCGAATACGGTCGGGTCATCCTGCCCTTTACCGTTCTGCGCCGCCTTGATGCCGTTCTGGCTCCGACCCGTGACAAGGTGCTGAAGGAAAAGGAAAAGTGGGAGAGCAAAGGGATCGACCCAATGCCTTTCATGGAGAAAGCCGCAGGTCTGCGGTTCGTAAACACGTCTGACTTCACGCTGAAAGGCGTGCTGGGCGATCCGGATAACCTGACCGAGAACCTCTCAGCCTATATCAACGCTTTCTCTCCTGCCGCCCGTGACATCTTCGACCACTTCCGCTTTACCGAACAGACAGATCGGCTGGCCAAAGCCAATCTCCTCTATCTGGTGCTCGAAAAATTCATCAGCTTTGATCTCAGTGATAAAGCCGTTGATAACCACCAGATGGGGCAGGTGTTCGAGGAACTGATCCGTAAATTTTCGGAAGCCTCCAACGAGACCGCTGGTGAGCACTTCACCCCGCGCGAAGTCATCAAATTGATGGTGAACCTCATCTTTGCCGAGGATGATGGCCTGCTGACCCCCGGCAACGCCGCCGTCCGCACCATCTATGACCCCACCGCTGGCACCGGCGGCATGCTCTCTGTCGCGGAAGAGTTCCTGCTCGACCACAATCCGGATGCGCGCCTGACCATGTTCGGGCAGGAGCTGAACCCCGAATCTTATGCCATCTGTAAAGCTGACATGCTGATCCGTAATCAGGACGTCAGCAACATCCGCCTCGGCAACACACTGTCCGATGATGAGCTGGCAGACTACAAATTCGATTACATGCTCTCCAATCCGCCCTTTGGCGTGGAGTGGAAAAAGGTCGAGAAGGCCGTTCGGGCCGAGCATGAAAAGCTGGGTTATAACGGGCGCTTCGGCCCCGGCCTGCCGCGTATCTCGGACGGCTCCATGCTGTTCCTGCTCCACCTTGTCCACAAAATGCGCCCGACAAAGGACGGTGGTTCACGCTTCGGCATTGTGCTGAACGGCTCCCCCCTGTTCACGGGCGCAGCTGGTTCCGGTGAGTCCGAAATCCGGCGCTTCGTTCTGGAAGAAGATCTGGTCGAAGCCATTATCGCACTGCCGACCGATATGTTCTTCAACACTGGCATCGCCACCTATGTCTGGGTGCTAACCAACCGCAAGCCCAAGAACCGTAAGGGCAAGGTGCAGCTGATCGATGCCTCCTCCTTCTGGCAGAAAATGCGCAAAAGCCTCGGCTCCAAACGCAAGGAAATGGGAGAGGACGACATCACCCTCGTCACGCGCCTGTTCCGCGACGCGCAGGAGGCGCAGCTTGCCACCATCACCGGTGCGGATGGCACGCAGACACGCGCAGTCGTGATGCAGGGTGAAGCGCCACCGGAAGCGCCCGAAAGCGGCAAGGTGCGGCTCGCACCGTTGAGCCGCATCTTCAATAACAAGGATTTCGGTTATCAGACCATCACCGTGGAGCGCCCGCAACGCGATGAAGATGGCAACATCGTCCTCGGCCAGCGTGGTAAGATGAAGGGCAAGAAAATGCCCGATACCAGCTTGCGCGATACGGAAAACGTGCCGCTGAATGAGGACATTCACGCCTATTTCAAACGCGAAGTGCTGCCCCATGCCCCAGATGCGTGGATTGATGAGGACAAGACAAAGATCGGCTACGAAATTCCGTTCAATCGGTATTTCTATGTGTTCGAGCCCCCACGCCCACTTGCGGAGATTGATGCGGAGTTGAAAAAGGTAACCGCGAAAATCATGGCGATGCTTGGGGAGCTTTCGGTATGA
- a CDS encoding type II toxin-antitoxin system death-on-curing family toxin: MPDLPEFLEPDAVLFMHDQALKEYGGTHGLKNENLLHSALARAENRWHYTEAPRPDTATLAAAYAYGIARNDPFNDANKRTAWSCCVLFLRLNGTRVQVSAPDAVEAVVALAAGAIEEDAFAAWLRQHFQNQ; encoded by the coding sequence ATACCGGATCTGCCTGAGTTTCTGGAACCTGATGCGGTGCTGTTCATGCACGATCAGGCTCTGAAGGAATATGGTGGGACACATGGTCTCAAAAACGAGAACCTGCTGCACAGCGCGTTAGCTCGCGCCGAAAACCGATGGCACTATACTGAAGCGCCTAGACCGGACACCGCAACTCTGGCGGCTGCCTATGCTTATGGCATTGCGCGTAATGACCCCTTCAATGACGCCAACAAGCGGACAGCCTGGAGCTGCTGCGTTCTTTTCCTTCGGTTGAATGGAACCCGTGTGCAGGTTAGCGCCCCGGATGCCGTCGAGGCCGTGGTGGCTCTTGCGGCTGGCGCAATAGAGGAAGACGCGTTCGCGGCGTGGCTTCGGCAGCATTTTCAAAATCAGTGA